The following are from one region of the Ischnura elegans chromosome 12, ioIscEleg1.1, whole genome shotgun sequence genome:
- the LOC124169836 gene encoding outer dense fiber protein 3-B, with the protein MARQTGPGPGVYLMPPTVGYEGHDFTRHRNPAYSIGIKPQALRKFAVPGPMYIEPGTTRFGPPNKNPGYSIASKPPIVKGFSTPGPATYSPDAYAGGVRPPAFSIAGRYDIRRKDISPGPNAYAMPSTIGNRVPDKPTSAAFSIASRPHVLTRHQTPGPAAYEPPNLHVYKERSPGYTIAGRNRILGERTPKPGPNAYFPSYKTYQRSPEFSFGVKHSEYEAPFKLKDEC; encoded by the exons GTCCTGGGCCTGGGGTTTACCTCATGCCACCTACAGTTGGCTATGAAGGTCATGACTTCACAAGACACCGCAACCCAGCATACTCAATTGGAATCAAGCCCCAAGCCCTAAGAAAATTTGCTGTCCCTGGGCCTATGTATATTGAACCTGGCACAACTAGATTTGGACCACCAAACAAAAATCCAGGCTACTCAATTGCTTCAAAACCTCCCATTGTCA AGGGGTTTTCAACACCTGGTCCTGCGACATATTCACCTGATGCATATGCCGGTGGGGTCCGACCTCCTGCCTTCTCCATCGCAGGGCGCTATGACATACGTCGGAAAGATATTTCCCCTGGACCTAATGCGTATGCCATGCCATCAACCATTGGGAATAGAGTGCCAGATAAGCCAACATCAGCTGCATTTTCAAT TGCTTCAAGGCCGCATGTGCTTACGAGGCATCAAACTCCTGGGCCAGCTGCGTATGAACCTCCAAATCTTCATGTGTATAAGGAGCGATCCCCTGGTTACACGATTGCAGGACGGAATAGAATACTGGGGGAACGAACTCCAAAACCCGGACCGAATGCATATTTCCCTTCGTACAAAACATACCAGAGATCCCCTGAGTTCTCATTCGGTGTCAAGCATTCGGAATATGAAGCACCTTTCAAACTTAAGGATGAATGCTAG